The window GGGTGTGAAAACAGGGTGAAGTTAGATGCGTTGAATCCTCCTGTACGGCAGGTGGCGGTAAGTGACTGAAGTCGTTAACAAGCCGCCAGTAAGGCGaccgcagaagaagaagaaatagaaaCCGCAGAAGAAGAGCTGGAAGCAGGACGATGTCTTCCGGGAAGCGGCGCTTCGTGCTTGCGGGTTTGCTTCTAAACGTTTTTAACGTGGCGTCTTCCGTTTACTTTCACGTCGGGGACACCGAGAGGAAATGTTTCACCGCGCAGGTCCCGGAAGACACGAACGTTACCGGTGAGTCCAACGGAATTATACTTCCTGATAGCCGCTTGAGCTAACGCTGTTAGCGTAAACAAGTACGCGTTCAAGCGTTAATGATTAATAgtcgtcacttcctgttgttggttttacttcctcctggggggggggggaggggcgtaTGGCGGGATGTTGACCGGATCGATCGAAACGATGATTTCGATGCTGACCCGGATCATAATCCGGAACCAGAATttttttgattaaatatttttttttgttggattggagtaaaataaatgttgagatatgattggacagaagctccacgatgacatcacgatgGGATCAAAGGCATCAGAGACTGATCTGGATCCGGCATATTTTGGATCGTATTTGTACACAACTTTAACACATTTGATTATAATTTTGCAGTTAATACGAACGCCGATGAGCGATTAGTTAACCTTTCGTCGAACGCGCTTTAACGTTCAGATAAACTGAGACTCGCCGCCGACTCCTCCCGAACATCACAAATGTAACGACAACCTTATTCTGGTTTTTTTCCACCTCGTTCTACTTTTGCAGGAAACTTTCAGGCTCAGCTGATTGGCCACGAGAGAGCCGGGTCCccgccagccaatcaggaccTCAGGATGTTTCTGGAAGCCAGAAGTCCTTATGGCCAGGTTTGCCACGTCCAATAGAACGCTTTCATTGTCGCTGGAATGCAACGCCGTAAAGGTTTCCACGTGAATAAAGAACAAAGGATCCGGATCCTTCTAGACCCCGGAGCACTCGGCTTTCCCGTCGGCTGTAATCCAGAGCTGGTTGCTGATCAAAGGGCCGGTGCCGGGCCCGGTACTGGCTACGAGTCGTGGCTCTTTCGTTGGCGATCTTAAACCGGACCGagttctgtttcctgttccacGAACGAGTCCAGAAATGCAGCGACCATCGGCTCCGGTTTatttcctcttccctccaggTGATTCTGTCTCAGCGGCGCAGCTCAAAGGGAAGCTTCTCCTTCACGTCACGTGCACCAGGAACTTATGAACTCTGCCTGCAGCCCAGCTCCTCGCGGCGCCCCCTGTCTGCTGGGAGCATGTTGGTGCGATGGCGTTTCTATTCTCCTGGTTGTCttgttccattttattttagtgaACTTCGTCTTGTCGCTGCAGAGGGTTGATTTGGACTTCCAAGTGGGCGAAGGCGGAAAGAACGGCGCTGAGGTCGCTGCCCGGGATGAACTGAGGGGGGTGCAGAGAGTCCGAGAGCTGAGCGACAAGCTGCAGCAAATCCTCCAGGAGCTGGCGTAccacagggtgtgtgtgtgtgtgtgtacgtgtgtgtgtgcgtgtgtgcgtgtgtgcgtgtgtgtgtgtgtgtgtgtgtgcgcgtgtgtgcgtgtgtgcgtgtgtgtgtgtgtgtgtgtgtgtgtgtgcgcgcgtgtgtgtgtgtgcgtgcgtgtgcgtgcgtgcgtgtgcgtgcgtgcgtgtgtgcgtgcgtgtgtgtgtgtgtgtgtgtgtgtgtgtgtgtgtgcgtgtgtacgtgtgtgtgtgtacgtgtgcgtgtgtgtgtgtgtgtgcgtgttggacTTTGTTCTGGATTACGTGGGTCGGtacacaaacagaacacacgGCGTGACCGGATACGAGTAGAAGAAAGGAAATGCAGGCAGTCCACGGTTAGGATCAGGTGGAGTgtaataacacgtgttataaACACAGGCGGCGGTTGTTATGACGCTTCCAGTCCGCCGTCCCCCCCCCGTTATTACTGCTGGATACTTCTGCCTTTATTAACGCAAATTCATGTACAGTTTAAGCTGATAAACACAACGGCAAGCCGGTTGCTACGGCAACAGGTCCAGTCAAAGTTGCAGGGTTGAGGTTCTGCTTCTGTTTGGCTCGCAGGTCCGGGAGCAGCGTTTCCGTGAGATCGACCGCAGCACCAACGGCTGGATGTTCTGGTGGCCCGTGCTGCGCTCGCTCTACGTGGCGGCCGTCGTCATGCTGCTCAGCGGCTCCTGGTGAGGCGTCCCGTGAAGGGTCGAGCTTTAAGGGTTAAATGCAATCAGTTTATCGCTGcattcagctcctcctggaGATCGGAGAAACCGAAGTCCAAGTTCCGTCTCAGGATACGCGTTTCTGTCTCGGGATACGCGTTTCTGTCTCAGGAtactcgtttctgtctcaggatactcgtttctgtctcaggaTACGCGTTTCTGTCTCGGGATACGCGTTTCTGTCTCAGGATACTCGTTTATATCTGAGGATACGCGTTTCTGTCTCAGGAtactcgtttctgtctcaggatactcgtttctgtctcaggaTACGCGTTTCTGTCTCGGGATACTCGTTTCTGTCTCGGGATACGCGTTTCTGTCTCAGGAtactcgtttctgtctcaggaTACGCGTTTCTGTCTCAGGAtactcgtttctgtctcaggaTACGCGTTTCTGTCTCAGAATACTTGTTTCTATCTCAGGAtactcgtttctgtctcaggaTACGCGTTTCTGTCTCAGGATACGCGTTTCTGTCTCAGGATACGCGTTTCTGTCTCAGAATACGCTGACCGGATCAAAGGACCCGCTTTTCTGTGATAAGGCAGAAACACAAGGAAACGATCAGTCAAACACGTTTACTTTTTATTATGAAAATATACCGGCGGGCTTTGTTTACGGCGCACGGGTCCCGCTGACGTGGCTCCGCccggctgctgctctgtttcagGTGAAGCCGGACGTTTCTTCTTCAGTACGCTTTGGACCTGCAGGAGACACACGGACACCGACCTGATAACAGACGAAGAGCAACCACTGATCTGAACCCCACCCGTCGTTCCTCCGGTCACCTGGAGAGGGCAGCGACGGAGACGATCccgagcagcagctccaggccGTGGAAGCAGAGCAGGACGGCGCCGAGGATGACCTCCAGCCGCAGGACGaaggtctgcagcagcaggaagtaaaCGGCCAGCGCGGCGCAGGGGAGCAGGGTGGAGAGCGACACGCAGGAGGCCAGCGTGCGCTCGCACAGGTTCCCCTTCCAGCCTGAAAGGAGGCGGGGCCTAGAAAAATAACGCAGCCGCAAGCAACACGAACACCCGATGGAGGAGGACGGACCGGGAcactgttgtcatggtgactgTATTGTTTTGTTATCCCCAGTCACGGATGAACCTCTCAGGTTCTGAAATGGTTAAACGCAGCGTCACtttcatttagatttagattctGAAATTGTccgattctttttctctctctcggttCCGCTCCGTAGATCTGAACAGGTGAGCTCTACCTGTGCAAACGTCGATTTACTGGCTCACCATAAAAGATCCTGAGCGGCTCcaggccgaggaagaggagcagcagcgccaCGTCCAAAAGCAGGTTGCTCGGTGGGTAGGGCAGCAAGATGCCTGCGCAAAAGCAGCAGAACGatgcatgacctttgaccttccctATGATCTCTACTCACCAAAGATGAAAAGTTtgattttaaaacatgtttgtttatcAGGTCCTTGATGTGTTTGCTGAAATGTCTATTATGCGTTTTGATGGTTCTGTGCACTGATACGCTTAAAACACTTTAATGTGccttacattttaaatgtaccGAGTACATGATATGCACTTTGTGTACGAGTACATGATATGCACTTTGTGTACGAGTACATGATATGCACTTTGTGTTCCAGTAGATGCCTGTTTGCTGaaagaaatgaataaatgtatttttccacatCTACAAAACCGCGTGTTCAtgtaacaaacacacaagaacctaaatgttttattgactTCCCTGAGCCCATCATCATagtgaattaataaataattaactgCTATGGATTCTAGAGGTGAATACAAGGTCACGAGGTCCTTAAAAAGATGAGTGTGACCTCCAGACTGgatcaaaatgattttattttcctcaagaCAAATCTTCATTATCTTCGTGGCTGATTGTGTGCTGCTGAGATTACACACCTTTATAGATGAACATCAGGATCTCTGCCAGGTAGAAGGCCGCAAAGTACCAGCTGTTGAGGTAGAGGAGGACCTGCAGAGGCGTAGATGAAAGCTGAAGAAGATGAGTCAAGGAAAACATCACGGAGGCAGAGCGGCGAGGGGCTGCATCGGTGTCACCGGAAGGATACGATCGGCTGGCCCCCTGCGAGTAAGAGATACCAGAATGAGAGGTGAGGATACGTCATTTCAATGTCGGTCAGAGGACTTCTCCTCAAACGCATCATTTAGCTCGGCGTCGTAAAACACCGCCTCGTTTGTTTGATctattttaaaaacattaaatgaaACCAAGACCTCGTTCAGTCTACCTAACATTACAAAAGTCAAACTGACTGATTTCTATTAGTTATTGATTAATTGTGTGGCTGTACAGAAGGCTACAATAAGCGCTGTTCGTCAATACATTTCTTGTTACAGCAGCCGGAAGTGACGACATTGTGTTATTAGCTAGAAGCGCTCAGTTATTGTGCGAAAAGAAGACTAGTGCAGTAAAAAAGTACAATATAAAGTAAAGGACAAGTATGTCTACTTAAAGTGTACAACTACTGCATTTCGTTTGCAGTAGCGTTTTCAGCTACACATTCAGAAGAAGGCGTTTGGATTCTGAGCTAGCATCGAGCTAACTTTACTAAATACCGCGGGTCCAAAACTAACTTTAATCTCAACGCGATGTGCAAAACGATTAATTACAAACTGCTACGACGCGTAGACCACAAAAACCGTGTCCGTTATATGTTGAAGTGTTTAttagacacagacagagacacttACTGGGCGCCATGTCTgattaccatggaaacagccTGCGAGGAAGTATTTCTTCTTCGTCTTGCGATAAAGAGcgaccgccgccgccgcttcctCAGTTACTGCTGGTGTCGGTGTCAagttaaaaactatttttttttaattacagttATTTTATACATGTTATGCTATATATATTGTGCAAAACTAGTCAGAAACACCTTTAAACAAATGTATAGTAATGTAAGATGTCTAATCTAATGAACCTTTACAGTCTTAAAAGAAACTACAACACCCACAACCTACCCCTTCCGACACGCGACGCGCTGATTGGTCGGATTCGCTGGTTGGGTTACGTGGCATCGCGCTGTCTGCGCAGACTCAGTCAGGTTTTCTCCGGGAGGAAGGAACATGGCGGCTGATAAGATGTCCGTGCTCGGGATGAGGTCGTGCGTGCTGTCCGTGCTGCTCCTCCACGGTTTCTACGACGTCGTCTCCTCTCTGTATTTTCACATCGGCGAGACCGAGAAGAAATGCTTCATAGAGGAGATCCCCGACGAGACGATGATCATCGGTGAGCGGAAGTCTGCGGCTAAGCGCTAGCGCACTAACTTTAGCTAGTCGGCTAATCGGCTAACTGGTCTGAAGTTGTCTTTCGTCTTCGAGTTCTGTCCCGCCGATGCGCCGAATCAGAGTTCGGTAGGGAAACAGACGGTGAAGCTTTTCACAtcaaaatactgtatttatattgtTCATTTTCACTCAGAggtcagttttattttatacaataaTTTGCTCACATTAACGATGCGGCATTTTCCCTGCTCAAAAGAATTCGCCATGTTCAACAAACATATGAATATCCGAgtcatgtttaatttaattgagaTTATTATTAAGTGGAAAAGCCTGCCTTTGATCAAACACCTGTAGAGACAGACCGGGGCGTCCTCTGTCCTGCCTTTGATGTGGACAGACCGGGACGTCCTCTGTCCTGCCTTTCATGTGGACAGACCGGGGCGTCCTCTGTCCTGCCTTTCATGTGGACAGACCGGGACGTCCTCTGTCCTGCCTTTCATGTGGACAGACCGGGGCGTCCTCTGTCCTGCCTTTCATGTGGACAGACCGGGGCGTCCTCTGTCCTGCCTTTGATGTGGACAGACCGGGGCGTCCTCTGTCCTTTacgctgtgggttagggttgggcTGTGCCGACTGTTTACCGACGCGTGTCTTTAGAAGATGCCGAGTCATGCTTAGCCCCCGGCTAGAACTGGAACCCGCCGCCGTCTTCGCGCTCCGTAAAGCCGGTTGACGTAAAGGTGTGTCCCTGCAGGGAACTATCGGACCCAGCTGTACGACAGGCAGAAAGAGGAGTACCTGCCGGCCACCCAGGGTCTGGGGATGTTCGTGGAGGTCAAAGATCCCGATGACAAGGTGAAGCGGAGCCCCGCTCCTCGTCCTCGGTCCACGCCGGCGGCTCCCTGCTGACGGAGCCCGTTCTGTGCTTCCCGCAGGTCATCCTGTCCCGGCAGTACGGCTCAGAGGGGCGGTTCACCTTCACGTCACACACTCCCGGAGAGCATCAGATCTGTCTGCACTCCAACTCCTCCAAGTTCTCCTTGTTCGCCGGAGGCATGCTGGTGAGGAGGCGGCCCGCCGTAACCCGGCCGCCAAGGAGCTTGTGTCTCTGTTTGCTAGCGACGTAGCTCAAAGCGGTATTCATTTGACCCTCTTGTGCCGCAGAGGGTTCACCTGGACATCCAGGTGGGCGAACACGCCAACAACTACGCCGAGATCGCCGCCAAAGACAAGCTGACCGAGCTGCAGCTCCGAGTCCGGCAGCTGGTGGAGCAGGTGGACCAGATCCAGAAGGAGCAGGACTACCAGAGGGTCAGTCCGGGGGGGTCAGAAAGAACGGCGTGTGCCGGGTACCCAGAGTTAAtgagcgccccctgctgtctgTCCCTCCCCAGTACCGTGAGGAGCGTTTCCGTCAGACCAGCGAGAGCACCAACCAGCGGGTCCTCTGGTGGTCCATCGTCCAGACGCTCATCCTGGTGGCCATCGGCATCTGGCAGATGAGACACCTGAAGAGCTTCTTTGAAGCCAAGAAACTGGTgtaacgagtgtgtgtgtgtgtgtgtgtgtgtgcgcgtgtgcgtgcgtgtgtgtgtgtgtgcgcgtgcgtgcgcgtgcgtgtgtgcccTCTACTGATTGATGCAGTACTAGGCGGCGGTTGTCGTTGCCAAGGAGACGGGACGCAAAGAAATCCGTCTGTTCAATTTGGCCTTCAGATTATTTTAACGgtcctgttgcccccccccccccccccccccaggatgcgctttgtgtttatttttatttccacctTTTTCTCTTCGATTTCCCGCCGTGTGTTACGTTACTGACCACTAGGTGTCGCTCTCACTCCAATGTGAAAAAGCAGCAGTTTGGTTTCCGTCAGGTATCGGTGGAGGCGGTTCGGACTTTGAGGTCGAAGGTCGTCGGCTGAGGTCGGTTTCTACCGGCGAGTAAACGACGACCGAGTTCTGCGTTTTAGCCGAGCCGTTACTTTCACCACGTCTACGTCTGTAAACCGTCACTGTGAAGGTTTGGTTGAAGGCTGATCCTGAAGCACTGCCCCCCACTGGTCAGGAGATGAACTGCAGATATTCTATCTTGGAGTACGGGATCTGCTGACAGTGGATTCTGAACGACTCAGAACATCCGGCTCTACCTGCAGAGCTCAGAACcagtcctggtcctggttctggtcctggttctggtcctggccCAGATGTTACTCGCCTTCACAAACATAATAAACGCCATTTTGAGGGACTGTGGTCCATTAATGCGTCGTCGCTCTCGGGGGGGCCGTTTGTGTGCCGGTCTGCGTCCAAAGTGAATTCTGTGGGTGTGGAGTCATCAAAGGAATATTTTGAGTTGCTTCCTGCCGGTTGCTT of the Brachionichthys hirsutus isolate HB-005 chromosome 6, CSIRO-AGI_Bhir_v1, whole genome shotgun sequence genome contains:
- the LOC137894859 gene encoding transmembrane emp24 domain-containing protein 9-like, which encodes MSSGKRRFVLAGLLLNVFNVASSVYFHVGDTERKCFTAQVPEDTNVTGNFQAQLIGHERAGSPPANQDLRMFLEARSPYGQVILSQRRSSKGSFSFTSRAPGTYELCLQPSSSRRPLSAGSMLRVDLDFQVGEGGKNGAEVAARDELRGVQRVRELSDKLQQILQELAYHRVREQRFREIDRSTNGWMFWWPVLRSLYVAAVVMLLSGSW
- the tmem216 gene encoding transmembrane protein 216; the protein is MFSLTHLLQLSSTPLQVLLYLNSWYFAAFYLAEILMFIYKGILLPYPPSNLLLDVALLLLFLGLEPLRIFYGWKGNLCERTLASCVSLSTLLPCAALAVYFLLLQTFVLRLEVILGAVLLCFHGLELLLGIVSVAALSRSKAY
- the LOC137894706 gene encoding transmembrane emp24 domain-containing protein 9-like, with the translated sequence MAADKMSVLGMRSCVLSVLLLHGFYDVVSSLYFHIGETEKKCFIEEIPDETMIIGNYRTQLYDRQKEEYLPATQGLGMFVEVKDPDDKVILSRQYGSEGRFTFTSHTPGEHQICLHSNSSKFSLFAGGMLRVHLDIQVGEHANNYAEIAAKDKLTELQLRVRQLVEQVDQIQKEQDYQRYREERFRQTSESTNQRVLWWSIVQTLILVAIGIWQMRHLKSFFEAKKLV